GCGGTGGTCAAGCCGCTAATGGCGCGCTACCAGATCCCGGGGATGGCGGTGGCGGTTTCGGTCAATGGCGAAACGCATTTTTGGCATTACGGCGTGGCGTCAAAAGCGACGCGTAAGCCAGTGGATGAAAAAACGCTTTTCGAAATCGGCTCGCTCAGTAAGACCTTTACCGCCACGCTCGCGAGCAAGGCGCAACAGGATGGCAAACTCGATTTCAGCGCGCCCGCCCGCCAGTATCTGCCGGCGCTCAAGGGCAGCGCGTTCGACCACGTTACGCTGCTGAATCTCGCCACGCACACGTCGGGAACGCCGCTGTTTGTGCCGGATGCGGTGAAAAACACCGCGCAGCTGATGGACTGGTATCGCGCCTGGCAACCTGCGCAGCCGGTGGGGACTGAGCGCGTCTACTCGAATCTCGGGATCGGCCTGCTCGGGATGATTACCGCGAAGGCGCTGGATAAGCCGTTCAGCGAGGCGATGGAGCAGGGGCTGCTCACGGATTTCGGCATGACGCACACCTTTATCAACGTGCCGGAAGCAGCTATGGGCGACTACGCGCAGGGCTACAACAAAGACGACAAACCGGTGCGGGTGACGCCCGGCCCGCTGGATGCTGAAGCCTACGGGCTGAAATCCGGCAGCGCCGATCTGCTGCGTTATCTGCAAATTCAGCTTGGCGAGCAGGAGGTCGCGCCGGGCTGGCGTCAGGCGATTAACGCCACGCACAACGGTTATTACCGCAGCGGAGAATTCACGCAGGGATTGATGTGGGAATATTATCCGTGGCCGTCGCCGCTCTCGCGCCTCGTTGAAGGCAACAGCAGCCAGCGCATCATGAAGGGGCTTACGGCCACCGCAATCATGCCGCCGCAGTCCGCGCCGCAGGCGGCGTGGTATAACAAAACCGGCTCGACCAACGGCTTTTCCACTTATGCGGTGTTTATTCCTGAAAAGCGTATTGCGCTGATTATGCTCGCCAACAAGTGGTTCCCGAATGACGACCGCGTCAGAGCGGCGTATGCGATTATTCAGGCGCTTGATAAGTAGTGGCGCATAAAAAAGGCCGCCCGTGGGCGGCCTTGTTGTGAATTATCGCGCTCAGAGCTGCGTGATCACCACATCCTGGTCCAGGCGGGATTTCGGCAGTTTGGCGTTGAAATCCGCATCGCTGCGATAACCGATGGTCGCCACCACCACGCTGCGCAGGCCTTTTTCCTTCAGCCCCAGCAGCTCGTCCATTTTCTCCGGGTGGAAACCTTCGATAGGCGTCGCGTCAAGACCCATCGCGGCCGCGCCCAGCAGCAGGAAACCAAGCGCCAGATAGGCCTGGCGGGTCATCCATTCGCGCTGCTGCTCCGGCGTTTCGCTGTTCAGGCCCACAAAAAAGCGGCGGCCTTTATCGTTACCGGCGCGCGCTTCTTCACTGTCGTAACGGCCATCCTGCTGCTCTTTTTCCAGCAGCTGCAGCAGGTGCGCTTCGTTCAGCTCTTCTTTAATGGTGAAGACCACGGTCATGGCGGCGTTCTTCGCCTTCACCTGGTTGGCGTCCATCAGGGCCGGCAGGATCTGCGCCTTGCCTTCCTCGGTAGTGACGGCAAAGAAGTGCCACGGCTGGGAGTTAACGGAAGAGGGGCTGAAGCGCAGCAGATCCAGCAGTTCCTGCTGCTGTTCGGCAGTCAGCTTGCGGCTGCTGTCATAGGCTTTGCTGGTATGGCGAGTGCGAATGATTTCATTAAGGTTCATAAACGTTTCCCGGTTGAATGCCGCGCCGTGAGTGACAGTCGCGGGCAGGTTACACCATTGTTATCTTCATTAAGGGAAAGGATAGTAGCCTAAACCCGACGGCAGAAAAACCTGCGGCCACGGGCGAGGCAGCTTGACGGCAAAAAATGCCAAAAGGTGTGACAACGTCACAAATTAAGCGTGCCGCCTTCGTTAAAAAAGGTGATTAACCCGGCGGCTTTGGGGCATGATGAAAGGCCGTTCACGTTTAAGGAACCGTTATGCCGCATATCGATGTGAAATTCTTCCCGCGCGATCTGAGCGACGCGCAACAGCAGGCGCTGGCCGACGAACTGACTCAGGTAATTGTTAAGCATCTGCAAAGCAAAGAGAGTTCCGTTTCCGTGGCGCTCAACGAAGTGCAGCCGGAGCAGTGGAAAAGCAAGGTATGGGATACGGAGATTGGGCCGCAGCTCGACACGCTGGCGCGCAAACCGGGCTATGAGATGTAAGCCATAAAAAAACCCTGCCTGAGCAGGGTTTTCTTTTTAAGGCCGGTTATTTTTTCTCAACCGGCTTTTTCGACTGACGTTCAACCGGGGGCACAGATGCGCCCATTTCCGCGCCGGTCACCGGGTTGATGCCCGGATCGGACTGCAGACGCTGTGCCATAGTCAGTACGCTCGCCTGCTGTTCCGGCGAAAGCTGGATATCAATCATACCGTCGCCTCCATTAACTGCCGGCTGCGGATCGGC
This DNA window, taken from Cronobacter universalis NCTC 9529, encodes the following:
- the ampC gene encoding class C beta-lactamase; this translates as MKSQVSALLIMLFLAGHAQAAPVAPPDAVVKPLMARYQIPGMAVAVSVNGETHFWHYGVASKATRKPVDEKTLFEIGSLSKTFTATLASKAQQDGKLDFSAPARQYLPALKGSAFDHVTLLNLATHTSGTPLFVPDAVKNTAQLMDWYRAWQPAQPVGTERVYSNLGIGLLGMITAKALDKPFSEAMEQGLLTDFGMTHTFINVPEAAMGDYAQGYNKDDKPVRVTPGPLDAEAYGLKSGSADLLRYLQIQLGEQEVAPGWRQAINATHNGYYRSGEFTQGLMWEYYPWPSPLSRLVEGNSSQRIMKGLTATAIMPPQSAPQAAWYNKTGSTNGFSTYAVFIPEKRIALIMLANKWFPNDDRVRAAYAIIQALDK
- the nfsB gene encoding oxygen-insensitive NAD(P)H nitroreductase, which gives rise to MNLNEIIRTRHTSKAYDSSRKLTAEQQQELLDLLRFSPSSVNSQPWHFFAVTTEEGKAQILPALMDANQVKAKNAAMTVVFTIKEELNEAHLLQLLEKEQQDGRYDSEEARAGNDKGRRFFVGLNSETPEQQREWMTRQAYLALGFLLLGAAAMGLDATPIEGFHPEKMDELLGLKEKGLRSVVVATIGYRSDADFNAKLPKSRLDQDVVITQL
- the pptA gene encoding tautomerase PptA gives rise to the protein MPHIDVKFFPRDLSDAQQQALADELTQVIVKHLQSKESSVSVALNEVQPEQWKSKVWDTEIGPQLDTLARKPGYEM